In Diorhabda carinulata isolate Delta chromosome 6, icDioCari1.1, whole genome shotgun sequence, a single genomic region encodes these proteins:
- the LOC130895712 gene encoding uncharacterized protein LOC130895712: MDISLNYYEVLADSYVNTILESGLLLDEDLQILFNYYKPNNPLTFPKYKPSSALKLSLTFLLGNLLLIKKLHKAFLLPPIIATGISTYFEIKKYKRRGFQQLLLQDMVDNFKNINNLNNFIKKYIKTRIDVENKSQNNLFSGYTKQIDIFLKNTLSNEKLYFDKMIKTIGMIVNFSENLVDDFNLFKYFQPLNDLNRFDNLQDGLDFLNKIKDIHVWLTSKLFSYLSIMFLCPTDQLTDKVYERIIDKLNSLLNFLKQHYNITKKEFYTLRNIDAKINELKSIKPKRYISNNLHKTLLSAIDNISVISEKYHTIITEIETTDDPPSETLQTALIDLRNHTFAAYESLDLLCRLYGILITQSTSENNEIPKVEQHSRDFINVNYHHDDVTYVPEENFELYLEKDYDNAADEPSSYQKDNTEAYLSLMLQELKQSLGKHERFIEARKRRGSIDVNVVAEKIETVIPSFNLSALKSVKTIDVDESDQINDVTLKTNSSVSPPPPLPPPPPPPPPRLPITSFNVQDLSMETPQPKSMFDGIKTLSSQLKMKEEIYEESIDGNGKKD; the protein is encoded by the coding sequence ATGGATATATCCTTGAACTACTATGAAGTATTGGCGGATTCTTATGTAAACACAATTCTCGAATCGGGGCTACTTTTGGACGAAGACTTGCAAATTCTATTCAATTACTATAAACCTAATAACCCACTCACGTTTCCTAAATATAAACCTTCTAGTGCTTTAAAATTGAGCTTAACATTTTTATTGGGcaacttattattaataaaaaaattgcataaaGCTTTTCTGCTACCTCCCATAATCGCAACTGGCATATCTACgtactttgaaataaaaaaatataagagacGTGGCTTTCAACAATTATTATTGCAGGATATGGTGGAtaactttaaaaatatcaataatttgaataatttcatcaaaaagtatataaaaacaagaattgatgttgaaaataaaagtcaaaataatCTATTCAGTGGTTATACTAAAcaaatcgatatatttttgaaaaatacccTCTCAAATGAAAaactgtattttgataaaatgattaaaaccATAGGAATGATTGTTAATTTCTCAGAAAATCTCGTGgatgatttcaatttattcaaatactttcAACCGTTAAACGATTTAAATCGATTCGATAACCTACAAGAtggattagattttttgaataaaatcaaagatattCATGTGTGgttaacatcaaaattattcagttaCTTAAGTATCATGTTCCTCTGTCCAACTGATCAACTCACTGATAAAGTATACGAAAGAATCATAGACAAATTAAATTCCTTGTTGAATTTCTTGAAACAGCATTATAATATAAcaaagaaagaattttatacTTTAAGAAACATCGATGCGAAAATCAACGAACTCAAATCAATTAAACCAAAACGTTATATCTCTAATAATCTACACAAAACATTGTTATCTGCTATTGATAATATTTCGGTTATATCTGAAAAATATCATACTATTATTACTGAGATAGAAACTACCGATGACCCGCCTTCTGAAACGTTACAAACCGCTTTAATCGATTTAAGGAATCACACATTCGCTGCGTACGAATCACTAGATCTCTTGTGTAGATTATACGGTATTCTAATCACGCAATCAACTTCCGAGAATAACGAAATCCCAAAAGTAGAACAACACTCCCGAGATTTTATAAACGTGAATTATCACCACGATGATGTAACTTATGTACCGGAAGAAAACTTCGAGCTTTATTTGGAAAAAGATTATGACAATGCCGCTGATGAACCGAGCTCATATCAAAAAGATAATACTGAGGCTTACTTAAGTTTGATGTTACAAGAATTAAAACAGTCTCTAGGTAAACACGAACGATTCATAGAAGCAAGAAAAAGAAGGGGTAGTATAGATGTGAATGTGGTTgccgaaaaaattgaaactgtGATTCCCAGTTTCAATTTGAGCGCCTTAAAGTCTGTTAAAACAATAGATGTTGATGAATCAGATCAAATCAATGATGTAACGTTAAAGACAAATTCTTCTGTATCTCCTCCTCCTCCTCttcctcctcctcctcctcctcctcctcctcgATTACCAATTACGTCGTTTAATGTACAagatttatctatggaaacaCCACAACCTAAATCGATGTTTGATGGTATTAAAACATTGTCAAGTCAATTGAAGatgaaagaagaaatatatgaagaatCTATAGATGGAAACGGAAAAAAAGACTGa